The Geotoga petraea genome has a segment encoding these proteins:
- a CDS encoding ATP-binding cassette domain-containing protein translates to MKNEFFNKTKKEVNMILWIIKNIEIKERFFLLFITFGALIILGINLYIPFVYKNFIAMSQETIAVKLIILFAILYAISLSLNYIFNYFSSLITYKIEKFYKEKLYKKIYLNDIKEIIENGSSYFSEVISFDIKKASEVLNIDTVNSMLSIFVAIIAIIILGFVNLGAAIISIIYFSLYIYVFLRPSMKKHKGKIPGFEEYSKLMEDSRQLVSYVNDSLEGREVIKESDVINQEESFFKEKSKELYFGFKNIWTQELKNFHFPFRLLSFLYYTFIFLWFYTSNLLNSGITIGNIFFTLTYINIISENIEPFMNFLFKNRNYYAPSINKMKEIIETEEKVEKRYDIGEIKEIKIKDLDFSYGEKEIFNKVNITIKKGEKVAIIGKSGEGKTTFIKLITGNETPEKGETLINDKPTNEIKNIYEKIGVLSQNSHIFNRSIKENITMGREISEEKLNNILHITGVEKFINEKTVGQNGKNLSGGQRVRVALARMMISDPEVVILDEPLEGVDKIREEEVIKNIKKYTKDKTVIIISHRFSILNMAKRIIGIENGKVVLDGEKEEALKNKTILKDFFDAENRMTVMKKGEDVIE, encoded by the coding sequence ATGAAAAATGAATTTTTTAATAAAACTAAAAAAGAAGTGAATATGATCTTATGGATAATAAAAAATATTGAAATAAAAGAAAGGTTTTTTTTGTTATTCATAACTTTTGGGGCTTTAATAATACTTGGGATAAATCTTTATATTCCTTTTGTATATAAAAACTTTATTGCTATGTCACAAGAAACAATTGCGGTGAAATTAATAATTCTTTTTGCAATATTATATGCCATTAGCCTTTCTTTAAATTATATTTTTAATTATTTTTCATCTCTAATCACTTACAAGATAGAAAAATTTTATAAAGAAAAATTATATAAAAAAATATATTTAAACGATATAAAGGAAATAATTGAAAATGGAAGTTCTTATTTTTCAGAAGTGATATCATTCGACATAAAAAAAGCTTCTGAAGTGCTTAATATAGATACTGTAAATAGTATGCTTTCTATTTTTGTTGCTATAATAGCCATAATTATTTTGGGGTTTGTAAATTTAGGCGCTGCAATAATTTCAATAATATACTTTTCTTTGTATATTTATGTTTTTTTAAGACCTTCAATGAAAAAACATAAAGGTAAAATTCCAGGTTTTGAAGAATATAGTAAACTTATGGAAGATTCAAGGCAGTTAGTGAGTTATGTGAATGATTCTTTAGAAGGGAGAGAGGTTATAAAAGAATCAGATGTAATAAATCAAGAAGAGTCTTTTTTTAAGGAAAAGTCAAAAGAACTTTATTTTGGGTTTAAAAATATTTGGACACAAGAACTTAAGAATTTCCATTTTCCGTTTCGGTTATTATCATTTTTATATTATACTTTTATATTTTTATGGTTTTATACATCGAATCTACTAAATAGTGGGATAACTATTGGAAATATATTTTTCACTCTTACTTATATTAATATTATTAGTGAGAATATAGAACCATTTATGAATTTTTTATTTAAAAACAGAAATTATTATGCTCCTTCTATTAATAAAATGAAAGAAATAATTGAAACAGAAGAAAAAGTAGAGAAGAGATATGATATAGGAGAGATAAAAGAAATAAAAATAAAAGATTTAGATTTTTCATATGGAGAAAAAGAAATATTCAACAAAGTAAATATAACAATAAAAAAAGGAGAAAAAGTAGCAATAATAGGAAAAAGTGGAGAAGGCAAAACCACATTTATAAAACTAATAACAGGAAATGAAACGCCTGAAAAAGGAGAAACGTTAATAAATGATAAGCCAACAAATGAAATAAAAAATATATATGAAAAGATAGGTGTATTAAGTCAAAATAGTCATATATTCAATAGGAGTATAAAAGAAAACATAACGATGGGAAGAGAAATATCAGAAGAAAAATTGAACAATATACTTCATATAACAGGAGTAGAAAAATTTATAAATGAGAAAACAGTAGGACAAAACGGGAAAAACTTATCTGGAGGTCAAAGGGTAAGAGTAGCTCTTGCAAGAATGATGATATCAGATCCAGAAGTAGTGATATTGGACGAACCACTTGAAGGAGTGGATAAAATAAGAGAAGAAGAAGTGATAAAAAACATAAAAAAATATACAAAAGATAAAACAGTAATAATAATATCGCATAGATTCAGTATATTAAACATGGCGAAAAGGATAATAGGAATAGAAAATGGGAAAGTGGTGTTAGATGGAGAAAAAGAAGAAGCATTAAAAAACAAAACGATATTGAAAGATTTTTTTGATGCAGAAAATCGTATGACGGTTATGAAGAAAGGGGAGGACGTTATTGAATGA
- a CDS encoding radical SAM/SPASM domain-containing protein, with protein sequence MKVSKYNVITKMNKDNYILCNILYKSIISYKKDEHEKILLGLKGISKFPEINKILFDNNFVINDEVNEEEIIINFMKKRILNENTLNLTIFSTLDCNFKCVYCYQNHIKESNLSSENINYIIKFIERKINSKNNINLSWFGGEPLMNFKNIEKLNSYLIKKYPKKRFISSIITNGYLLSEKISDKLIRDLKVRNFQITLDGNKSSHNKRRFLKNNKNIDTFNQILNNLIYILKKYKDNVFVNLRINIYSQMSENDLDFLFYLSEFKNNIFVSLNPIHNNPGENPGLNENSSKIIKKIINLYKYVKKLGFSTKEWFYENKYNSCTSGMKNSYFILPNREQIICTGVDFEKNNIIGQINKNGIIETYSGRNNFNKNIDIDDECLNCKVLPICLQGCDYIRNIKNKKVCIPQKYYLDEYVKLLF encoded by the coding sequence ATGAAAGTATCAAAATATAACGTAATTACTAAAATGAACAAAGATAATTATATTCTGTGTAATATTTTATACAAATCAATAATTTCTTATAAAAAAGATGAACATGAAAAAATATTATTAGGGTTAAAAGGAATTAGTAAATTTCCAGAAATAAATAAAATTTTATTTGATAATAACTTTGTAATAAATGATGAAGTTAATGAAGAAGAGATTATAATTAACTTTATGAAAAAAAGAATATTAAATGAAAATACTTTAAATCTAACAATTTTTTCAACATTAGATTGTAATTTTAAATGTGTATATTGTTATCAGAATCATATTAAAGAAAGTAATTTGTCTAGTGAAAATATTAATTATATAATTAAATTTATTGAAAGAAAAATTAATAGTAAGAATAATATAAATTTATCTTGGTTTGGTGGAGAGCCGTTGATGAATTTTAAAAATATTGAAAAGTTAAATTCTTATTTAATAAAAAAATATCCTAAGAAAAGATTTATATCATCAATTATTACAAATGGATATTTGTTAAGTGAAAAAATTTCTGATAAATTAATAAGAGATTTAAAAGTTAGAAATTTTCAAATAACTTTAGATGGAAATAAAAGTTCACACAACAAAAGAAGGTTTTTAAAAAATAATAAAAATATAGATACTTTTAATCAAATACTCAATAATCTAATTTATATTTTAAAAAAATATAAAGATAATGTATTTGTTAATTTAAGGATAAACATTTACTCACAAATGAGTGAAAATGATTTAGACTTTTTATTTTATTTATCAGAGTTTAAAAATAATATTTTTGTAAGTTTAAATCCAATTCATAATAATCCAGGGGAAAATCCTGGATTAAATGAGAATTCAAGTAAAATTATAAAAAAAATTATAAACCTTTATAAGTACGTGAAAAAATTAGGGTTTTCTACAAAGGAATGGTTTTATGAAAATAAATATAATTCGTGTACATCAGGAATGAAAAACTCATATTTCATTTTACCAAATAGAGAGCAAATAATTTGTACGGGTGTAGATTTTGAAAAAAATAATATTATAGGGCAAATAAATAAAAATGGAATTATTGAAACTTATAGTGGGAGAAATAATTTTAATAAAAATATTGATATAGATGATGAATGTTTGAATTGTAAAGTATTACCTATTTGTCTTCAAGGATGTGATTATATAAGAAATATTAAAAATAAAAAAGTTTGTATTCCACAAAAATATTATTTAGATGAATATGTAAAATTATTGTTTTAA
- a CDS encoding MFS transporter, translated as MNTTQDMYEKDFKILLISDIISSFGSSLTATALTIYIFSISNNLLTASLFPFFTVLPKVVLTPFVGKFNFGVSYRKYFSTFEMILGVIMLNLIWINSIPLLLIFYIVFSTVFFFLEIYRAEFLKVICNDDNIHRRQSLSRTFNTAVTVVGPVTAGIILEKTNVNFVYITDFITYIIAGILILFISKDLKMKKSKHSKIKKIKFKFENNYIFIGSVFITFLGGTTSLLTLSYIIYFLNQSSASYGMIMTSMSMGSVLGSLAINIPFFKKHKNSTTSIAILFSGLIILSVIFKPGYILLNFILFISGIFSSYTMTVLAIELYIKYSVEEIKEKYALFSLLIDSSTAVSKPFAGVIEKYFGVITSLIIMGTGFVLLSVYKMLNSLILNIKKNAA; from the coding sequence ATGAATACTACACAGGATATGTACGAAAAGGACTTTAAAATACTATTAATTTCGGATATTATATCTTCTTTCGGTTCAAGTTTAACTGCAACTGCTTTAACAATTTATATTTTTTCAATTTCTAATAATTTACTGACTGCATCTTTATTTCCTTTTTTTACCGTACTACCAAAGGTTGTATTAACTCCTTTTGTTGGTAAATTTAATTTTGGTGTGAGTTACCGTAAATATTTTTCTACATTTGAAATGATACTTGGTGTAATTATGCTGAATTTAATCTGGATTAATTCTATTCCTCTTTTACTCATTTTTTATATAGTATTTTCAACAGTTTTTTTCTTTTTGGAAATATACAGGGCTGAGTTTTTAAAAGTTATCTGTAATGACGATAACATCCACCGAAGGCAGTCTTTATCCAGAACATTCAATACAGCTGTTACTGTTGTAGGTCCGGTTACTGCAGGAATAATATTAGAAAAAACAAACGTTAATTTTGTTTATATAACAGATTTTATTACTTATATTATTGCCGGAATTTTAATTTTGTTCATAAGCAAAGATTTAAAAATGAAAAAATCAAAACATTCAAAAATTAAAAAAATAAAATTTAAATTTGAAAATAATTATATTTTTATAGGAAGTGTATTTATTACTTTTCTTGGAGGTACTACATCTCTTTTAACTCTTTCTTATATAATATACTTTTTAAATCAGAGCAGTGCAAGTTACGGAATGATAATGACCAGTATGTCAATGGGAAGTGTATTAGGTTCATTGGCTATAAATATTCCTTTTTTTAAAAAACATAAAAACAGTACAACATCAATTGCTATTCTTTTTAGTGGATTAATAATTTTATCCGTAATATTTAAACCTGGATACATATTACTCAATTTTATTTTATTTATTTCAGGTATTTTTTCATCGTATACTATGACTGTTTTAGCGATTGAATTGTATATAAAATATTCCGTGGAAGAAATAAAAGAAAAATATGCTCTGTTTTCTTTATTAATTGATTCATCAACAGCTGTTTCAAAACCTTTTGCGGGAGTAATAGAAAAATATTTTGGCGTAATTACATCTCTCATAATTATGGGAACGGGTTTTGTTTTACTTTCCGTATATAAAATGCTTAATTCATTAATATTAAATATTAAAAAAAATGCTGCCTGA
- a CDS encoding ABC transporter ATP-binding protein — protein MLNQGAEDFMSFVYELTPVLVLGYGGYLILTGSTTLGTLMGFYAYLGWIFTPIRNLSNFYIQMQRAGQVSERIFEIHDLPEEDKGEGKKIIENSYDIKYENIHFKYKDVPVLNGIDINIKSNEKVAIVGTSGAGKSSLVNLVTRFYEPQKGKITINNTNLKEYDLEGLRKNVIIVKQNDYIFNMTLKDNITLGEDFNDEQFEEAIKKAKIDKFIDKLENGYETELGERGNKLSDGQKQRVSIARALIRNPKILILDEATSGVDSQTEEEIFENIKKEKLTLLIISHRLSTIKKADEVIVLKDGQIIGKGTHEELKENTPEYKKIIESQLII, from the coding sequence ATGTTAAACCAAGGAGCAGAAGACTTCATGTCTTTTGTTTATGAGCTAACACCAGTATTAGTATTAGGATATGGGGGATATTTAATACTAACAGGTAGCACAACATTAGGAACTTTAATGGGTTTTTATGCTTATTTGGGATGGATATTTACTCCTATTCGAAATCTAAGTAATTTTTATATACAAATGCAGAGAGCAGGTCAAGTCTCAGAAAGAATTTTTGAAATTCATGACTTACCAGAAGAAGACAAAGGTGAAGGTAAAAAAATAATTGAGAACTCCTATGACATTAAATATGAAAATATTCATTTCAAGTATAAAGATGTTCCTGTTTTAAATGGAATAGATATTAACATAAAAAGTAATGAAAAAGTAGCGATTGTAGGGACAAGTGGGGCAGGAAAGTCATCACTTGTGAATTTGGTTACAAGATTTTATGAACCTCAAAAAGGGAAAATAACAATAAATAATACCAATTTAAAAGAATATGATTTAGAAGGATTGAGAAAAAATGTGATCATAGTAAAACAAAATGATTATATATTTAATATGACTTTAAAAGACAATATAACCTTAGGAGAAGATTTTAATGATGAGCAATTTGAAGAAGCGATAAAAAAAGCTAAAATAGATAAATTTATTGACAAATTAGAAAATGGATATGAAACTGAATTAGGAGAAAGAGGGAATAAATTGTCTGACGGGCAAAAACAAAGGGTTTCAATAGCAAGAGCATTAATAAGAAACCCAAAAATATTGATATTAGATGAAGCGACATCTGGAGTAGATTCGCAAACAGAAGAAGAGATATTTGAAAATATAAAAAAAGAAAAATTGACTTTATTAATAATTTCTCATAGATTGTCCACAATAAAAAAAGCAGATGAAGTAATAGTATTAAAAGATGGACAAATAATTGGAAAAGGAACACACGAAGAGTTAAAAGAAAATACTCCAGAGTATAAAAAAATAATAGAAAGTCAGCTAATAATTTAA
- a CDS encoding ABC transporter transmembrane domain-containing protein, which yields MNKDKKDSNIRKLLSYSKKYIKYQKLPIILSPFLLIVSVLSPFLIKYLIDEIIGKNNFSKILPFIFIFIGVVFLERVISFFVNYGYYRATNFSARDEQIYMFKKIQKMPLKDYSQNKVGDFMSRVLSDTLEISFFLGTGISVILYNIIQLIFVSGVLLFLNWKLALITFAMIPFYYFSLRAFDKSLQKSSHSERKAFSELTEEFREKVEGLNSIKSFCKEIFFFK from the coding sequence ATGAATAAAGATAAAAAGGATTCTAATATAAGAAAACTCTTGAGTTATTCTAAAAAGTATATAAAATATCAAAAATTACCGATTATACTTTCCCCATTTTTATTGATTGTTTCAGTACTTAGTCCATTTTTAATTAAATATTTGATAGATGAAATAATTGGGAAAAACAATTTCTCAAAAATTCTACCATTTATATTCATATTTATAGGAGTTGTTTTTTTAGAAAGAGTAATATCATTTTTTGTAAATTATGGTTATTATAGAGCAACAAATTTTTCGGCGAGAGATGAACAAATATATATGTTTAAAAAAATTCAAAAAATGCCATTAAAAGACTATTCACAAAATAAAGTTGGAGATTTTATGTCAAGAGTTTTATCAGATACTCTTGAAATATCATTTTTTTTAGGAACAGGGATTTCAGTAATACTTTATAATATAATTCAATTAATTTTTGTATCGGGTGTGTTATTATTTTTAAATTGGAAGCTTGCTTTAATAACTTTTGCCATGATCCCATTTTATTATTTTTCTTTAAGAGCATTTGACAAAAGTCTACAAAAAAGTTCTCATTCTGAAAGAAAAGCCTTTAGTGAATTGACAGAAGAGTTTAGAGAAAAAGTAGAAGGGCTTAACTCAATAAAAAGTTTTTGTAAAGAAATATTTTTTTTCAAATAA
- a CDS encoding FAD-dependent oxidoreductase — MAKKSFFSPARAWKYLTKKPVTIELSDIFDKPREAADRYRGFHTNDWDKCIGCGTCSRVCPTDAIVMTEFSELPDEEGSKPERPVIDYGRCSFCGLCVDICTTNSLGMTKEYIHIDPDPNHFFFVPREGGIHEVEFPEGYKRDEVSDLLDLERVEMELLPAEERKDSFIEIVKGFSTEQAKQEAARCVDCGICTKTCPAHMDIPDYIRDIYNDDLNKGLEDLYRTNPLPAVCGRMCTHKCETVCTIGERGEAVSIRWLKRYIVDNVPQENYKEILEPEIIKHANKKVAIIGGGPAGLSAAYYLSLMGYEITIYEEKSRMGGVLNYGGPSYRLPDDAFEQDLNYIKSLGVEFKNNTKVGKDISLEELQKNFDVVFASTGFTKGKMIPLPGAEHEKVIPAMDILEEMKDYVRGEGEKPFIPEKLVVIGGGNVAMDVARSMVRLQNIEYGKSEVHVLALEMSLDQMPADIDEKEEGGEEGVIFHPGYGPEEIIVEDGELKSVRFKKVLSIFDEEGRFNPKYDENEKIEVEADLVVQSIGQAPDYVYLSDDLKEKINITRRGQLEINDQGQVKGAPWLFSGGDIVHGPDIIHGIADGHNAARGIDKYLMGR; from the coding sequence ATGGCAAAGAAAAGTTTTTTCTCCCCAGCCAGAGCATGGAAATACTTGACTAAAAAACCTGTTACAATAGAACTTTCAGATATATTCGATAAACCAAGAGAAGCAGCGGATAGATACAGAGGTTTTCATACTAATGACTGGGATAAATGTATAGGTTGTGGGACTTGTTCAAGGGTTTGTCCTACTGATGCTATAGTAATGACAGAGTTTTCAGAATTACCAGATGAAGAGGGCTCAAAACCAGAAAGGCCTGTTATAGATTATGGGAGATGTTCTTTCTGCGGTTTGTGTGTTGATATTTGTACAACAAACTCACTTGGAATGACAAAAGAATATATTCATATAGACCCAGACCCAAATCATTTCTTTTTTGTTCCAAGAGAAGGTGGAATTCACGAAGTTGAATTTCCAGAAGGTTATAAGAGAGACGAAGTTTCTGATTTGCTTGATCTTGAAAGAGTTGAAATGGAACTTTTACCAGCAGAAGAAAGAAAAGATTCTTTCATCGAAATAGTAAAAGGTTTTTCAACTGAGCAGGCAAAACAAGAAGCTGCAAGATGTGTTGATTGTGGCATTTGTACAAAAACATGTCCTGCTCATATGGATATACCAGATTATATAAGAGATATTTACAATGATGACTTAAATAAAGGGTTGGAAGACTTGTACAGAACAAATCCTCTTCCAGCGGTTTGTGGTAGAATGTGTACTCATAAATGTGAAACTGTTTGTACTATTGGAGAAAGAGGAGAAGCAGTTTCAATTAGATGGTTGAAAAGATATATAGTTGATAACGTGCCACAAGAAAACTACAAAGAGATATTAGAACCAGAAATAATCAAACACGCAAATAAAAAAGTGGCTATTATCGGTGGAGGTCCTGCGGGTTTATCAGCGGCTTATTATCTATCGTTAATGGGTTACGAGATTACAATTTATGAAGAAAAAAGCAGAATGGGTGGTGTGTTGAATTACGGTGGTCCATCATACAGACTTCCTGATGATGCCTTTGAACAAGATTTGAATTATATTAAATCACTTGGTGTTGAATTCAAAAATAACACAAAAGTTGGAAAAGATATCAGCTTGGAAGAGTTACAGAAAAACTTTGATGTTGTTTTCGCATCAACTGGATTCACAAAAGGTAAAATGATACCACTTCCAGGTGCGGAACACGAAAAAGTTATTCCAGCAATGGATATTCTTGAAGAAATGAAAGACTATGTTAGAGGCGAAGGAGAAAAACCATTTATTCCTGAAAAACTTGTGGTAATAGGTGGAGGTAACGTTGCAATGGACGTTGCCAGATCAATGGTTAGGCTTCAAAATATTGAATATGGCAAATCAGAAGTTCATGTTTTGGCTCTTGAAATGTCTTTAGATCAAATGCCAGCTGACATAGACGAAAAAGAAGAAGGTGGAGAAGAAGGAGTTATTTTCCATCCTGGTTATGGTCCTGAAGAAATAATCGTAGAAGACGGAGAGTTAAAATCTGTTAGATTCAAAAAAGTACTGTCTATTTTTGATGAAGAGGGAAGGTTCAACCCTAAATACGATGAAAATGAAAAGATTGAAGTCGAAGCAGATTTAGTTGTTCAGTCCATAGGACAAGCTCCAGACTACGTTTACCTTTCTGATGATTTAAAAGAAAAGATAAACATAACAAGAAGAGGCCAGCTTGAAATAAATGATCAGGGCCAGGTCAAAGGAGCTCCTTGGTTGTTTTCTGGTGGAGATATTGTTCATGGCCCAGATATTATTCACGGTATAGCAGATGGGCATAATGCAGCAAGAGGAATAGACAAATATTTAATGGGAAGATAA
- a CDS encoding NADH-quinone oxidoreductase subunit D: protein MAKELKLYLGPNHPGMHGNFSVHMYVEGDKIIKTRPLPGMLHRGFEKLMERRLWMNNLALIPRICVPEPDINEMVYAMGIEALGNIEIPERAHWIRMLILELARISNHLMSLGGIGGPTGLYTGPNWAMADRDLILDIFEEITGARVYHMYIVPGGVRKDLPEGIENKIIEYLDYLEKRMPEYEDLILKNPMIQKRTKDEIMLPEEVVWELGVTGIGMRSATGKPYDIRKVDPYARYDQVEFDVPTATYSDAYTRLSIKYQEILQSIRILRQVIDKMPEGEVRARISRGSALRWKVPAGQVYSHIECTRGEYGYYMVSDGGDKPYRIAVRGASYPQGLLGVEKYLPGHRIEDAAIWLDTMGVCAPEIDR, encoded by the coding sequence ATGGCTAAAGAATTAAAATTATATTTAGGGCCAAACCACCCTGGTATGCACGGAAACTTCTCTGTTCACATGTATGTTGAAGGAGATAAAATAATAAAAACAAGGCCTTTGCCAGGAATGCTTCACAGAGGTTTTGAAAAATTGATGGAAAGAAGATTGTGGATGAACAATCTTGCTTTGATACCAAGAATTTGTGTTCCCGAACCGGATATAAACGAAATGGTTTATGCAATGGGAATAGAAGCTCTTGGAAATATAGAAATTCCTGAAAGAGCACACTGGATAAGGATGCTTATTCTTGAACTGGCGAGAATTTCAAATCATTTAATGTCTCTTGGTGGAATCGGTGGCCCTACCGGGCTTTACACAGGTCCAAACTGGGCGATGGCTGATAGGGATTTGATCCTCGACATTTTTGAAGAGATAACAGGAGCGAGAGTATATCACATGTACATTGTTCCTGGTGGGGTAAGAAAAGATCTTCCTGAAGGCATAGAAAACAAAATAATAGAATATTTAGATTATTTGGAAAAAAGAATGCCTGAATATGAAGATCTTATCCTTAAAAACCCAATGATCCAAAAAAGAACTAAAGACGAAATTATGCTTCCTGAAGAAGTAGTTTGGGAACTGGGGGTAACTGGAATAGGAATGAGGTCAGCAACAGGGAAACCTTATGATATAAGAAAAGTTGACCCATACGCAAGGTATGACCAAGTTGAATTCGATGTTCCGACAGCTACTTATTCAGATGCTTACACAAGGTTAAGCATAAAATACCAAGAAATACTTCAAAGTATAAGAATTTTAAGACAGGTTATAGATAAAATGCCTGAAGGAGAAGTTAGGGCAAGAATTTCTAGAGGTAGCGCTTTAAGATGGAAAGTTCCAGCAGGTCAAGTTTATAGCCATATTGAATGTACAAGAGGGGAATATGGTTATTACATGGTTTCAGATGGTGGAGACAAGCCATACAGAATAGCAGTTAGAGGTGCTTCTTATCCTCAAGGATTACTGGGTGTTGAAAAATACTTACCGGGTCACAGGATAGAAGACGCAGCAATTTGGTTAGACACAATGGGAGTTTGTGCTCCTGAAATTGATAGATAA
- a CDS encoding NADH-quinone oxidoreductase subunit C codes for MNSTNNIENIIESLKNKFELIKTETPIKNQIAIEINKKDFQAVLSFIKNEGWRQMTLITCIDWIKENKYELAYTFMNWENAVTLIVRTKIDREEPKFETITHLYPGAKFYERDVHEFFGVKFEGNKVSEKPLFLELWDDMPPMKKDFDPLEYSKRKYPDREYKVDFKTGEGETNG; via the coding sequence ATGAATTCCACGAATAATATAGAAAATATAATTGAAAGTTTGAAAAACAAGTTTGAACTTATTAAAACAGAAACTCCTATAAAAAATCAAATTGCCATAGAAATTAATAAAAAAGATTTTCAGGCTGTCTTGAGTTTTATAAAAAACGAAGGTTGGAGGCAGATGACTCTAATCACATGTATAGACTGGATAAAAGAAAATAAATACGAATTGGCATATACATTTATGAACTGGGAAAACGCAGTTACTTTGATTGTTAGGACAAAGATAGATAGAGAAGAACCAAAATTTGAGACTATCACACATCTTTACCCAGGTGCAAAATTCTATGAAAGGGATGTTCACGAATTTTTTGGTGTTAAATTTGAAGGAAACAAAGTATCCGAAAAGCCTCTTTTCTTGGAATTGTGGGATGATATGCCTCCAATGAAAAAAGATTTTGACCCACTTGAATACTCAAAAAGAAAATATCCTGACAGAGAATACAAAGTAGACTTTAAAACAGGAGAAGGTGAAACAAATGGCTAA
- a CDS encoding NuoB/complex I 20 kDa subunit family protein → MAMNDDFNELNINDGDLNDSFNLWDKIKNIMRSKSVWMLHYCTGCGAVELPPTMTSRFDMERIGMGPMATPRQADVLLITGYLSVKTLRRVIYTYEQMMDPKYVVGFGSCTLNGGIYYDSYATINKLDFYIPVDLYIAGCMPRPEAIMNGFKKLMDMIKSGEANGWKKYQNHYEDYYKPNQILSLKEVRVKDEFHE, encoded by the coding sequence ATGGCTATGAACGATGATTTTAACGAATTGAATATTAACGATGGAGATTTAAACGATTCATTTAATCTCTGGGATAAAATAAAAAATATTATGAGAAGTAAGTCTGTATGGATGCTCCATTACTGTACTGGCTGTGGAGCTGTTGAATTACCACCAACCATGACTTCGCGTTTTGATATGGAAAGAATAGGTATGGGTCCTATGGCTACTCCAAGACAGGCAGATGTTTTGCTCATAACAGGTTATCTTTCGGTAAAAACTCTTAGAAGGGTTATATATACTTATGAACAAATGATGGATCCTAAATATGTGGTTGGATTTGGTTCTTGTACTTTAAACGGTGGAATTTATTATGATTCTTATGCAACAATCAATAAATTGGATTTTTACATACCAGTTGATCTTTACATAGCGGGTTGTATGCCCAGGCCGGAAGCTATTATGAATGGGTTTAAAAAACTCATGGACATGATTAAATCAGGAGAGGCAAATGGATGGAAAAAGTATCAAAATCATTATGAAGATTATTACAAACCAAATCAAATCCTCTCTCTTAAGGAGGTGCGAGTAAAAGATGAATTCCACGAATAA